In Mytilus edulis chromosome 7, xbMytEdul2.2, whole genome shotgun sequence, a single genomic region encodes these proteins:
- the LOC139481317 gene encoding thymocyte nuclear protein 1-like isoform X1: MPPKKSKTSDAKVPKTSSRKRKRENENDLPAKVEEKKSAVQSYSHWIMKSEPESRFENGVDLKFGIEDLKKCKNQTDCWDGVRNYQARNFMRDQMKIGHKVFFYHSNCKEPGIAGICKIVKESYVDHTQFDSKDPHYDRSAKKDAPKWFMVDVKFERMLKRFIPLSELKSLHLSHKANGGTLKNMALFTRARLSVQPVTQEEWDFILNLENEEKT; the protein is encoded by the exons ATGCTAAAGTTCCAAAAACATCCAGTCGTAAGAGAAAACGAGAGAATGAAAATGATTTGCCAGCAAAAGTTGAGGAAAAAAAATCAGCAGTACAATCTTACTCTCATTGGATAATGAAGTCTGAACCAGAGAGTAGATTTGAAAATGGTGTGGATTTAAAG TTTGGCATTGAAGATTTAAAGAAGTGTAAGAATCAAACAGATTGCTGGGATGGTGTAAGAAATTATCAG GCCAGGAACTTTATGAGAGATCAGATGAAGATAGGACATAAGGTGTTTTTCTATCACAGTAATTGTAAAGAGCCTGGAATAGCTGGAATTTGCAAG ATAGTGAAAGAAAGTTACGTAGACCACACACAGTTTGACTCTAAAGATCCTCATTATGATAG AAGTGCAAAGAAAGATGCTCCAAAGTGGTTCATGGTGGATGTAAAGTTTGAGAGGATGCTGAAAAGATTTATACCATTATCAGAACTTAAATCGCTACATCTTAGTCACAAGGCTAATGGTGGGACACTGAAAAATATGGCGTTATTTACAAGGGCAAGGTTGTCTGTACAACCTGTTACTCAAG agGAGTGGGATTTCATATTAAACTTGGAGAATGAGGAGAAGACATAA
- the LOC139481317 gene encoding thymocyte nuclear protein 1-like isoform X2 has product MPPKKNAKVPKTSSRKRKRENENDLPAKVEEKKSAVQSYSHWIMKSEPESRFENGVDLKFGIEDLKKCKNQTDCWDGVRNYQARNFMRDQMKIGHKVFFYHSNCKEPGIAGICKIVKESYVDHTQFDSKDPHYDRSAKKDAPKWFMVDVKFERMLKRFIPLSELKSLHLSHKANGGTLKNMALFTRARLSVQPVTQEEWDFILNLENEEKT; this is encoded by the exons ATGCTAAAGTTCCAAAAACATCCAGTCGTAAGAGAAAACGAGAGAATGAAAATGATTTGCCAGCAAAAGTTGAGGAAAAAAAATCAGCAGTACAATCTTACTCTCATTGGATAATGAAGTCTGAACCAGAGAGTAGATTTGAAAATGGTGTGGATTTAAAG TTTGGCATTGAAGATTTAAAGAAGTGTAAGAATCAAACAGATTGCTGGGATGGTGTAAGAAATTATCAG GCCAGGAACTTTATGAGAGATCAGATGAAGATAGGACATAAGGTGTTTTTCTATCACAGTAATTGTAAAGAGCCTGGAATAGCTGGAATTTGCAAG ATAGTGAAAGAAAGTTACGTAGACCACACACAGTTTGACTCTAAAGATCCTCATTATGATAG AAGTGCAAAGAAAGATGCTCCAAAGTGGTTCATGGTGGATGTAAAGTTTGAGAGGATGCTGAAAAGATTTATACCATTATCAGAACTTAAATCGCTACATCTTAGTCACAAGGCTAATGGTGGGACACTGAAAAATATGGCGTTATTTACAAGGGCAAGGTTGTCTGTACAACCTGTTACTCAAG agGAGTGGGATTTCATATTAAACTTGGAGAATGAGGAGAAGACATAA